A single window of Chitinophaga sp. XS-30 DNA harbors:
- a CDS encoding FAD-dependent oxidoreductase: MKCKFLICAVAFFLCQQLAWGNFKVDVCIYGGSSAGVIAAYTAKKAGRSVLLIEPGKHLGGLSSGGLGYTDIGNKYAIRGLSLEFYRQIGQHYGKFEQWIFEPHVAESLFTDYVNRAKVEVLYQHRLLSARKENGAITEIQLDAGGATVTVSAKMFIDCTYEGDLMAKAGVSYTVGREGNDMYNETWNGVQMLDGHQIPDGVDPYKTPGDPSSGLLWGISPAPLAQKGSGDKLVQAYNYRICLTRDPANMVPITEPDNYDINRYELLARLFKAQPNRTTLNDYLIVSGMPNNKTDINNRNGFSTDMIGANHDYPEADYATRAKIIKAHEDYTKGLLYFFATDPRVPAPLQKEMRKWGYPKDEYTDNGHWSPQLYVREARRMVGAYVMTQANCVGEEVVTDGVGMAAYTMDSHNTQRIVIRKNGKDMVKNEGNVEVGGFPPYPVSYRALIPKAGECSNLLVPVCLSASHIAYGSIRMEPVFMALAQATAVAADLAIANGTSVQEVDAAKVAGILTSNPLADGRLGDVLLDNATANPELAGDWKTEKGKGAYGTDMLTAEKNAKAIFRPAIGKTGRYAIYMYYPRLKNNAAVTHVKVVSGKKQQLVPVKAEDVKVVGQTSGEWVKLGTFKLKKGTGSYVEISAGETGEGLVVADALLWVPEKR, encoded by the coding sequence ATGAAGTGCAAATTCCTGATCTGCGCGGTAGCGTTTTTTTTATGTCAGCAACTGGCATGGGGTAATTTTAAGGTAGATGTATGTATCTATGGCGGCAGCTCAGCCGGCGTAATTGCTGCATACACGGCGAAGAAGGCTGGGCGTTCCGTACTGCTGATAGAACCGGGCAAACATCTTGGCGGCCTTTCCTCCGGGGGGCTGGGTTACACTGACATCGGCAATAAATACGCCATCCGCGGCCTTTCGCTGGAATTTTACCGGCAGATCGGGCAACACTACGGCAAATTTGAACAATGGATATTTGAGCCGCATGTAGCAGAAAGCCTTTTTACAGATTATGTGAATCGTGCGAAGGTGGAAGTGCTGTACCAGCATCGCCTGCTCTCCGCCCGTAAAGAGAACGGCGCCATTACGGAAATTCAGCTCGATGCCGGCGGAGCAACCGTTACCGTTTCCGCAAAAATGTTCATCGACTGCACCTATGAAGGCGACCTGATGGCAAAAGCCGGGGTGAGCTACACCGTGGGCAGGGAAGGGAACGATATGTACAACGAAACCTGGAACGGCGTGCAAATGCTGGACGGGCATCAGATACCGGACGGTGTTGATCCATATAAAACACCCGGCGACCCTTCCAGCGGACTGTTGTGGGGGATCAGCCCCGCGCCGCTGGCGCAGAAAGGCAGCGGGGACAAACTCGTACAGGCTTATAATTACCGCATCTGCCTCACCAGGGACCCCGCCAATATGGTGCCCATTACAGAGCCGGATAACTATGATATCAACCGTTACGAGCTGCTTGCACGGCTGTTCAAGGCGCAACCCAACAGAACAACCCTCAACGATTACCTGATCGTGAGCGGAATGCCCAATAACAAAACAGATATCAATAACAGGAACGGATTTTCCACAGATATGATCGGCGCGAACCACGATTACCCGGAAGCAGACTATGCGACCCGTGCAAAGATCATCAAAGCGCATGAGGACTATACCAAAGGGCTGCTGTATTTCTTCGCTACGGATCCCCGTGTGCCGGCGCCCCTGCAGAAGGAAATGCGCAAATGGGGCTATCCAAAGGATGAATACACAGACAACGGGCATTGGTCTCCGCAGTTATATGTGCGGGAAGCCCGCCGCATGGTAGGCGCCTATGTGATGACACAGGCGAATTGCGTAGGGGAGGAAGTGGTGACCGATGGCGTAGGCATGGCGGCCTATACTATGGACTCGCATAATACACAGCGTATCGTCATCCGCAAGAACGGGAAAGATATGGTGAAGAACGAAGGAAATGTGGAAGTGGGTGGTTTCCCGCCGTATCCGGTATCTTACCGTGCACTGATCCCCAAGGCAGGGGAGTGCAGCAATCTGCTCGTGCCCGTTTGCCTTTCGGCCAGCCATATCGCCTACGGCTCCATCAGGATGGAACCGGTGTTCATGGCACTCGCACAGGCAACGGCAGTGGCGGCGGACCTCGCCATCGCCAACGGCACTTCCGTGCAGGAAGTGGACGCCGCCAAAGTGGCCGGCATCCTTACCAGCAACCCGCTAGCGGACGGCAGACTGGGTGATGTGCTGCTGGACAATGCGACGGCAAACCCGGAGCTGGCAGGAGACTGGAAAACAGAAAAAGGCAAAGGCGCTTACGGTACGGATATGCTTACAGCGGAAAAAAATGCAAAAGCCATCTTCCGCCCGGCTATCGGGAAAACCGGCCGTTATGCGATCTATATGTATTATCCGCGTCTGAAAAATAACGCTGCTGTTACTCATGTAAAAGTGGTGAGCGGCAAAAAACAGCAGTTGGTGCCGGTGAAGGCCGAAGATGTAAAGGTGGTGGGCCAGACCTCCGGGGAATGGGTGAAACTCGGCACTTTCAAGCTTAAAAAAGGCACTGGCTCCTATGTGGAGATCTCCGCCGGAGAAACCGGCGAAGGCCTCGTGGTGGCCGATGCGCTGCTCTGGGTGCCTGAAAAAAGATAA
- the rnk gene encoding nucleoside diphosphate kinase regulator has product MKKAEQTLVLRHDDHETLTSYLSTQELSGNHSIEALQTELKKAKLVSKEEFPEDAIRLNSKVKIKDANNGKEMEVVLVMPDDADIKQRKISVTAPVGIALIGFRKGQKVGWQVPAGMKTFTILDVVNQE; this is encoded by the coding sequence ATGAAAAAAGCAGAACAAACACTTGTACTCAGACATGATGATCATGAAACACTGACATCCTACCTGAGCACCCAGGAACTGTCCGGCAATCATAGCATCGAGGCGCTGCAAACGGAATTGAAGAAAGCGAAGCTCGTCAGCAAGGAGGAATTTCCGGAGGATGCTATCCGCCTGAACTCAAAAGTAAAGATCAAGGACGCTAATAACGGCAAGGAAATGGAAGTGGTGCTGGTGATGCCCGATGATGCCGATATCAAACAACGGAAAATATCCGTAACAGCCCCTGTAGGCATCGCCCTCATCGGCTTCCGCAAAGGTCAGAAAGTAGGCTGGCAGGTACCCGCCGGCATGAAAACTTTCACCATTCTGGACGTGGTGAACCAGGAATAA
- a CDS encoding helix-turn-helix transcriptional regulator translates to MKTVIPVYNICSISKGHHQQDLLVERLDHYLEKNYQKVHTQHGHDFYHLVLFTRGSGSHIIDFTSFTVQPYQLYFMAPGQVHSWHFKPGVDGYIVHFSAAFFHAFLLDHDYLDRFPFFSGESRDQIIDIPPDSRKQITEIFEYMLADVIRHDMVRTLLLQLFLLTEKIAAPRALQQVPQQKQLVLRNFRQLINKHFRSIKLPKQYAELLYITPNHLNALCQELLGRTAGELIRQRILLEAKRMLTNADMTVTQIAYDLNFQDNSYFNRFFKKYQGVTPDDFRKSLK, encoded by the coding sequence ATGAAAACGGTGATCCCGGTATATAACATCTGCAGCATCAGTAAAGGGCATCATCAGCAGGATCTGCTGGTGGAGCGGCTGGACCATTACCTGGAAAAGAACTATCAAAAGGTACATACCCAGCACGGACACGATTTTTATCACCTGGTGCTGTTCACCCGGGGCAGCGGTTCCCATATTATCGATTTTACTTCTTTTACCGTACAACCTTACCAGCTCTATTTCATGGCGCCGGGTCAGGTGCACAGCTGGCATTTCAAGCCCGGCGTGGACGGGTACATCGTTCATTTCTCCGCGGCGTTTTTTCACGCGTTCCTGCTTGATCACGATTATCTCGATCGTTTCCCGTTCTTCAGTGGGGAAAGCAGAGACCAGATCATCGATATACCCCCGGACAGCAGAAAGCAGATCACGGAAATATTCGAGTATATGCTGGCGGATGTGATCCGGCATGATATGGTGAGAACGCTGTTGTTGCAGTTATTCCTGCTGACGGAAAAGATTGCCGCGCCGCGGGCATTGCAGCAGGTGCCGCAGCAGAAGCAACTCGTGCTGCGGAACTTCCGGCAACTGATCAATAAGCATTTCCGTTCCATCAAATTACCAAAGCAATACGCGGAGCTGTTGTACATCACGCCAAACCATCTGAATGCGCTCTGCCAGGAGCTGCTCGGCAGAACCGCCGGGGAACTGATCCGGCAGCGGATATTGCTGGAGGCAAAACGGATGCTCACCAATGCCGATATGACCGTCACCCAGATCGCGTATGACCTCAATTTCCAGGACAACTCCTACTTTAACCGCTTCTTCAAAAAATACCAGGGCGTCACCCCGGATGATTTCAGAAAGAGCTTAAAATGA
- a CDS encoding DUF983 domain-containing protein, which yields MRMNKHCPVCGQATEPETGFYFGTGYVSYALSIALSVATFVAWWVLIGFSLDDNRLFWWLGLNGVLLVLMQPLLMRISRTIWLAFFVYYDPEWPQLTAPQQ from the coding sequence ATGCGGATGAATAAGCATTGCCCCGTTTGCGGGCAGGCCACAGAACCGGAAACAGGCTTTTACTTCGGCACAGGCTATGTCAGCTACGCCCTTTCCATTGCCCTCAGTGTGGCCACATTTGTAGCATGGTGGGTGCTGATCGGTTTTTCGCTGGATGATAACCGCCTGTTCTGGTGGCTGGGACTGAACGGCGTATTGCTTGTGCTGATGCAGCCGTTGCTGATGCGCATCTCGCGGACGATCTGGCTGGCCTTTTTTGTGTATTACGATCCGGAATGGCCGCAGCTCACCGCACCGCAGCAATAG
- a CDS encoding SRPBCC domain-containing protein — protein MRQLFIEKAIIIDAHVSDVWKVLTDPQLSKQWIQEWWPEVEALESDWRPGSPVVWKLKDGQTGADGKVAIADPYTLLSFTFRINEPDTSKQETITYKLEERDGHTYLLVRVGDYGDTDEHEQCYPGAVESWDISLPKIKALSEK, from the coding sequence ATGCGACAATTGTTCATCGAAAAGGCGATTATTATAGACGCCCATGTGTCAGATGTCTGGAAAGTGCTGACCGACCCACAGTTGAGCAAACAATGGATACAGGAATGGTGGCCGGAGGTGGAAGCGCTGGAGTCGGACTGGCGGCCCGGAAGCCCCGTTGTGTGGAAATTAAAGGACGGTCAGACCGGAGCGGATGGGAAAGTGGCCATTGCGGACCCTTACACCTTGCTCAGCTTCACCTTCCGGATCAATGAGCCGGATACTTCGAAGCAGGAGACCATCACCTACAAACTGGAGGAGCGGGACGGCCATACCTACCTGCTCGTACGCGTGGGTGATTACGGTGATACCGATGAGCATGAGCAGTGCTACCCCGGTGCCGTGGAAAGCTGGGATATTTCCCTGCCGAAGATCAAGGCGCTTTCCGAAAAATGA
- a CDS encoding Gfo/Idh/MocA family protein — protein MFHSRRKFLQYSAYMGAGALAMPLAGLAVPSQQKKLGVALVGLGSYSTHQLAPALQQTNHIELRGIVTGTPSKIPVWLEKYRIPEQNVYNYDNFDKIADNKDIDIVYIVLPNSMHAEFTIRGAKAGKHVICEKPMSVSVKEGQEMIDACKKANKQLAIGYRLHYDPFHLEFIRHSRDQVFGKVLAVEASDGFRAGDPNQWRLKKALSGGGPLMDVGIYAIQGARYTIGEEPIAVTAQEFPKTMPEKFRDVEESLAWQLYFPGGAIANSYSTYTTNVNRLFAGAEKGWFEINNAFGYSGQKMRTNKGPLDIAPINQQAAHMDGVALSILENKPANNVSGEEGLRDMIVIEGIYEAIASGKKVDLKIG, from the coding sequence ATGTTCCATTCCCGTAGAAAATTCCTTCAGTATTCTGCCTATATGGGCGCAGGAGCGCTGGCAATGCCGCTGGCCGGGCTGGCCGTTCCCTCACAGCAAAAGAAACTTGGTGTTGCCTTGGTAGGGCTGGGCAGTTATTCCACTCACCAGCTGGCGCCGGCATTACAACAAACAAACCACATCGAACTGCGCGGCATCGTTACCGGCACACCATCAAAGATCCCCGTATGGCTGGAGAAATACCGGATACCGGAGCAGAATGTGTACAACTACGATAATTTCGACAAGATCGCGGACAATAAAGATATTGACATCGTGTACATCGTGCTGCCAAATTCCATGCATGCGGAGTTTACCATCCGCGGTGCAAAGGCCGGCAAACATGTGATCTGCGAAAAGCCTATGTCCGTCAGCGTAAAAGAGGGGCAGGAGATGATCGATGCCTGCAAAAAAGCCAATAAGCAGCTGGCCATAGGTTACCGTTTGCATTACGATCCCTTTCACCTGGAATTTATACGGCACAGTCGCGATCAGGTGTTCGGTAAGGTGCTGGCGGTGGAGGCGAGTGATGGCTTCCGCGCGGGAGACCCCAATCAGTGGCGGTTGAAGAAGGCTTTGTCCGGCGGCGGGCCATTGATGGATGTGGGGATATACGCTATCCAGGGCGCGAGGTACACCATAGGAGAGGAGCCCATCGCGGTAACGGCACAGGAGTTCCCCAAAACGATGCCGGAGAAATTCAGGGATGTGGAAGAATCGCTTGCATGGCAGCTTTATTTCCCCGGCGGCGCTATTGCCAATTCATATTCCACTTACACCACCAATGTGAACCGCCTGTTTGCCGGCGCAGAGAAAGGATGGTTCGAGATCAATAATGCTTTCGGCTACAGCGGCCAAAAGATGCGCACCAATAAAGGCCCGCTGGATATCGCGCCCATCAACCAGCAGGCTGCGCATATGGACGGTGTGGCCTTGTCCATCCTGGAGAATAAACCCGCCAACAACGTATCCGGAGAGGAAGGGCTGCGGGACATGATCGTGATCGAAGGGATCTATGAGGCGATCGCCAGCGGAAAGAAAGTGGACCTGAAAATAGGGTAG
- a CDS encoding metallophosphoesterase: protein MKKLLQKIFRKPVIWLADRISSKPDSRLVFSSLSQLREDILKGKQEKGFLLSVQPEKARFIIFSDQHKGARDAADDFMPAADNYMCALDWYYAQDYTLVNLGDCEELWENTPGVVIEKNRLSLLEEAKFLQQDKYYRIFGNHDLEWNYAVPRMQFLKPLFGAKLKVHEGLILQFPYDGETYSILLTHGHQGDQRSDGNAFSKWFVAAIWTPIQRLLDIRMNTVSDSFDLVDRHNVVMYEWTLQYKNTFLISGHTHKPVFASLDHIDRLTKQLERAQQAGDTALAIRLKNDLAKREAEYAGKQFVKTMAQPTYFNTGCCCFDDGDITGIEISEGFIRLIKWEEGQRRVLEESPLYYVFEQLPA, encoded by the coding sequence TTGAAAAAACTCCTGCAGAAAATATTCCGCAAACCCGTGATCTGGCTGGCAGACAGGATATCTTCGAAACCCGACAGCCGGCTGGTGTTCAGTTCGCTCTCCCAGCTACGGGAAGACATCCTGAAAGGCAAACAGGAGAAAGGCTTCCTCCTTTCTGTTCAACCGGAAAAAGCACGCTTCATCATTTTTTCTGACCAGCACAAGGGCGCCAGAGATGCGGCAGATGATTTTATGCCGGCGGCGGACAACTACATGTGCGCGCTGGACTGGTATTATGCACAGGATTATACGCTCGTTAACCTAGGCGACTGCGAAGAATTATGGGAAAATACTCCCGGCGTCGTCATTGAAAAGAACAGGCTGTCCCTGCTTGAGGAAGCGAAGTTCCTGCAACAGGACAAGTACTACCGCATTTTCGGGAATCACGACCTGGAATGGAACTACGCCGTGCCGCGGATGCAGTTCCTGAAGCCGCTCTTCGGCGCAAAACTGAAAGTTCATGAAGGGTTGATCCTGCAATTCCCCTATGACGGGGAGACATACTCCATCCTGCTGACCCACGGCCATCAGGGGGATCAGCGGAGCGACGGCAATGCTTTCTCAAAATGGTTCGTGGCGGCTATCTGGACGCCCATACAGCGTTTATTGGACATCCGCATGAACACTGTTTCCGATTCATTCGACCTGGTAGACCGCCATAATGTGGTGATGTATGAATGGACCCTTCAATACAAAAACACTTTTCTGATCTCCGGGCATACGCATAAACCGGTTTTCGCTTCGCTGGACCATATTGACAGGTTGACGAAGCAACTGGAACGGGCGCAGCAGGCAGGAGACACCGCACTCGCCATCCGTTTAAAGAACGACCTGGCCAAACGGGAGGCCGAATACGCCGGAAAACAATTCGTGAAAACCATGGCCCAACCTACCTATTTCAACACCGGCTGCTGTTGCTTCGATGACGGGGATATCACCGGAATAGAAATATCGGAGGGATTTATCCGCCTGATAAAATGGGAAGAAGGCCAGCGCCGGGTGCTGGAAGAATCGCCCTTGTATTATGTATTCGAGCAGTTGCCTGCTTGA
- a CDS encoding energy transducer TonB has product MKKIILFLFASFFLYECLAQSAKEQVYTIVDEMPEYPGGQDSLLRYITRYTRYRPAKDEDIRGSVRIQFVIDKKGSICDIKPAGDRQPNSLEKEVIRAMKAMPKWKPGRHKGEPVAVQYFLPIHICYTQD; this is encoded by the coding sequence ATGAAAAAGATCATCCTGTTCCTGTTTGCTTCATTTTTCCTGTATGAATGTCTCGCTCAGTCTGCAAAGGAGCAGGTGTACACGATTGTGGATGAAATGCCGGAATATCCCGGAGGCCAGGATTCGCTGCTTCGTTATATCACGCGCTATACACGTTACCGTCCGGCGAAAGATGAGGATATCCGGGGATCAGTGCGCATACAATTTGTGATCGATAAAAAAGGAAGCATTTGCGATATAAAACCCGCGGGTGACCGCCAACCCAATTCACTGGAAAAAGAAGTCATCCGCGCGATGAAAGCTATGCCAAAATGGAAACCGGGAAGGCACAAAGGGGAGCCGGTGGCCGTTCAATATTTTCTTCCCATACATATTTGTTACACGCAAGATTGA
- a CDS encoding N-acetylmuramoyl-L-alanine amidase, which translates to MNRLLILALVIICCGCSPQPYKATNKIYRKQAKQWAAVLRQEPAAVAIDSVANAPWWAGTINFNLRKPNFVIIHHTAQNSCEQTLRTFTLERTQVSAHYVICRNGTVHHMLNDYLRAWHGGVARWGTMTDINSASIGIELDNNGFEPFEPAQVRSLMILLDTLQHRYNIPASNFIGHGDIAPRRKNDPSVLFPWDQLAEKGFGLWYGDTSLVQVPENFSTLQALRTVGYDLTDTTAAILAFKRHFIPSDSTGMPGVLDEKGKKILISVLEKN; encoded by the coding sequence ATGAACAGACTTTTGATACTGGCACTGGTAATCATCTGCTGCGGATGTTCACCGCAGCCCTACAAAGCCACCAACAAGATCTACCGGAAACAGGCAAAGCAGTGGGCTGCCGTATTGCGTCAGGAGCCTGCCGCCGTGGCGATAGATTCTGTGGCAAACGCCCCCTGGTGGGCAGGTACCATTAATTTCAATCTGCGCAAGCCCAACTTCGTCATCATTCATCATACCGCTCAAAACTCCTGTGAGCAGACGCTTCGCACTTTTACGCTGGAGCGCACACAGGTCAGCGCGCATTATGTGATCTGCAGGAATGGCACTGTCCATCATATGCTTAACGACTATTTGCGTGCATGGCATGGCGGAGTGGCCCGCTGGGGCACAATGACCGATATCAATTCGGCTTCTATTGGCATTGAGCTGGACAATAACGGGTTTGAGCCTTTCGAGCCGGCACAGGTACGCAGCCTGATGATACTGCTCGATACCCTGCAGCATCGGTACAACATCCCCGCTTCCAACTTCATCGGTCATGGGGACATAGCGCCCCGCCGCAAGAATGACCCAAGTGTGCTGTTCCCCTGGGACCAGCTGGCAGAAAAGGGCTTCGGCCTCTGGTACGGGGATACCTCGCTGGTACAGGTGCCGGAAAACTTTTCCACCCTGCAGGCGCTCCGTACCGTGGGATATGATCTGACAGACACCACTGCCGCTATCCTGGCGTTCAAAAGACACTTCATCCCCTCGGATTCCACCGGCATGCCCGGTGTACTGGACGAAAAGGGAAAAAAGATACTCATCAGCGTACTGGAGAAGAACTGA
- a CDS encoding RagB/SusD family nutrient uptake outer membrane protein: MQKILFTAGVACLFMATGCNTDLLNTAPTDRYVESTYWTTPEAARAGLTGCYSILRNTGIYGGKGSNNATALWEETASPNAYNYSNSMSYNAIASGLQQSASGGVISARWADCYGGIGRCNTFLAKVDEVTSLPAAEKDRMKGEAYFLRSLYYFLLQNYYGGVPVILDPPNKETQSDIPRAPRADVVAQIFRDLDSAELKLPYKYTAAGDKGRATRGAAMALRTKLLLYEASPLFAGTNNTQKWKDAADAAKNLMDLSGQTGYGLFEDYRQLFMPANENNKEVIFDVQYVFPNQGSSFDLICRQYGTNQPLLGLAEAYLMDDGLPAAQSPRYDPANPYLNRDPRLYGTMTFPGDMYMGEVVTNTRFAITGFGMKKFSIYDREAPPADKASLVNGQSETNFIVLRYADVLLMFAEAQNEFGGPNADVYDALDTLRGRVGMPRIARNKTQEQLRSIIRHERRIELAGEGQYYNDIRRWKTAETELNGDVFKYNGDRLETRKFNAARDYWWPIPLGERDLNPALEQNDFY, translated from the coding sequence ATGCAAAAGATATTATTCACAGCAGGTGTTGCCTGCCTTTTTATGGCAACGGGCTGTAATACGGATTTACTGAACACTGCTCCTACCGACCGGTACGTGGAAAGCACGTACTGGACCACTCCGGAGGCGGCCCGGGCCGGCCTTACCGGATGCTACTCTATATTGCGCAACACCGGCATTTATGGCGGAAAAGGCTCCAACAATGCAACGGCGTTATGGGAAGAAACAGCTTCCCCCAATGCCTACAATTACAGCAACAGCATGAGCTACAACGCCATTGCCAGCGGTCTGCAGCAATCAGCCAGCGGTGGAGTGATCTCTGCCCGCTGGGCTGATTGTTACGGCGGCATAGGCCGTTGCAACACCTTCCTCGCCAAAGTGGATGAGGTGACCAGCCTCCCGGCCGCGGAAAAAGACAGGATGAAAGGAGAAGCTTATTTCCTGCGCTCCCTCTATTACTTTCTGCTGCAAAACTATTATGGCGGTGTGCCCGTGATACTGGACCCACCCAACAAGGAAACGCAAAGCGATATCCCGCGTGCGCCGCGTGCAGATGTGGTGGCACAGATCTTCCGGGACCTGGACAGTGCGGAACTCAAGCTGCCCTACAAATACACCGCAGCCGGCGACAAAGGCCGCGCTACCCGCGGCGCAGCCATGGCACTCAGGACAAAATTGCTGCTGTATGAGGCCAGCCCGCTTTTTGCCGGTACCAACAATACGCAGAAATGGAAAGACGCCGCGGATGCTGCCAAAAATCTCATGGACCTCTCCGGGCAGACCGGCTACGGCTTGTTTGAAGACTACCGCCAGCTGTTCATGCCGGCCAATGAGAACAACAAGGAAGTGATCTTTGATGTGCAGTACGTGTTCCCGAACCAGGGCAGCTCCTTTGACCTGATCTGCCGCCAGTATGGTACCAACCAGCCTTTACTTGGGCTGGCAGAGGCCTACCTGATGGATGATGGCCTGCCCGCAGCACAATCTCCGCGCTACGATCCCGCGAACCCTTACCTCAACCGCGACCCCCGCCTGTATGGCACCATGACCTTCCCCGGTGATATGTACATGGGTGAAGTGGTGACCAATACCCGTTTTGCCATCACCGGTTTCGGCATGAAGAAATTCAGCATTTACGACCGCGAAGCGCCGCCGGCGGACAAGGCTTCGCTCGTGAACGGGCAGTCTGAAACTAACTTCATCGTACTCCGGTATGCCGATGTACTGCTGATGTTCGCGGAAGCGCAAAACGAGTTCGGCGGACCGAACGCCGATGTTTATGATGCCCTGGATACACTCCGAGGACGCGTGGGCATGCCCAGGATCGCCCGCAATAAAACACAGGAGCAGCTGCGCAGTATCATCCGCCATGAAAGGCGCATCGAGCTGGCCGGCGAAGGGCAGTATTACAACGACATCCGCCGTTGGAAAACAGCTGAAACGGAATTGAACGGCGATGTGTTCAAATACAATGGCGACCGTCTTGAAACAAGAAAATTCAATGCCGCCAGGGATTACTGGTGGCCCATACCGCTGGGCGAAAGAGACCTCAACCCGGCATTGGAACAGAACGATTTTTACTGA